One Pseudomonas sp. FP1742 genomic window carries:
- a CDS encoding ABC transporter substrate-binding protein produces the protein MFDKNNKLRHSISLAAMLALSGLSASAWADAYEDAAKKWIGSEFKPSTLTADQQLAELKWFIKAAEPFRGMDIKVVSETLTTHEYESKVLAKAFTEITGIKVTHDLLQEGDVVEKLQTVMQSDKSIYDGWVNDSDLIGTHFRYGKTEAITDLMANEGKNFTSPTLDIKDFIGTSFTTAPDGKLYQLPDQQFANLYWFRADWFERPELKAKFKEKYGYELGVPVNWSAYEDIAKFFSEDVKEIDGKRVYGHMDYGKKDPSLGWRFTDAWFSMAGGGDKGLPNGLPVDEWGIRVEDCHPVGSSVTRGGDTNGPAAVFATTKYVDWLKKYAPPEAAGMTFSESGPVPSQGNIAQQIFWYTAFTADMTKPGLPVVNADGTPKWRMAPSPRGPYWEEGMKLGYQDVGSWTFMKSTPEKQKLAAWLYAQFVTSKTVSLKKTIVGLTPIRESDINSQAMTDLAPKLGGLVEFYRSPARVQWTPTGTNVPDYPRLAQLWWSHIAEAASGEKTPQQALDGLAKDQDAIMTRLERSKAQATCAPKMNAERDAQYWFDQPGAPKPKLANEKPKGETVSYNELLKSWADARK, from the coding sequence ATGTTCGACAAAAACAATAAGCTGCGACATAGCATTTCATTGGCAGCCATGCTGGCACTCAGCGGTTTGAGCGCATCGGCGTGGGCTGATGCCTACGAAGACGCTGCGAAAAAGTGGATCGGCAGCGAGTTCAAACCGTCCACCCTGACGGCCGATCAGCAACTCGCGGAATTGAAGTGGTTCATCAAGGCGGCCGAACCGTTTCGCGGGATGGACATCAAGGTTGTCTCGGAAACCCTGACCACCCATGAATACGAGTCCAAGGTGCTGGCCAAGGCCTTCACCGAGATCACCGGCATCAAAGTTACCCACGACCTGCTGCAAGAAGGCGATGTGGTGGAAAAGCTGCAGACCGTGATGCAGTCGGACAAGAGCATCTATGACGGCTGGGTCAACGACTCGGACCTGATCGGCACCCATTTCCGTTACGGCAAGACCGAAGCCATTACCGACCTGATGGCCAATGAAGGTAAAAACTTCACCTCGCCGACCCTCGACATCAAGGACTTCATCGGCACCTCCTTCACCACCGCGCCCGATGGCAAGCTCTATCAATTGCCCGATCAACAGTTCGCCAACCTCTACTGGTTCCGCGCCGACTGGTTCGAGCGCCCGGAGCTGAAAGCCAAGTTCAAGGAAAAGTATGGCTATGAACTGGGCGTGCCGGTGAACTGGTCTGCCTATGAAGACATCGCCAAATTCTTCAGCGAAGACGTCAAGGAAATCGACGGCAAGCGGGTCTACGGGCACATGGACTACGGCAAGAAAGACCCGTCCCTGGGCTGGCGCTTTACCGATGCCTGGTTCTCCATGGCCGGCGGCGGTGACAAGGGCTTGCCCAATGGTTTGCCGGTGGATGAGTGGGGCATTCGTGTCGAAGACTGTCATCCGGTCGGCTCCAGCGTAACCCGCGGAGGCGATACCAACGGCCCGGCAGCGGTTTTTGCCACCACCAAATACGTCGACTGGCTGAAGAAATACGCGCCACCGGAAGCGGCGGGCATGACCTTCTCCGAATCCGGGCCGGTGCCGTCCCAGGGCAATATTGCCCAGCAGATTTTCTGGTACACCGCGTTCACCGCCGACATGACCAAACCGGGGCTGCCGGTGGTGAATGCCGACGGTACGCCGAAGTGGCGCATGGCGCCGTCGCCGAGAGGACCGTACTGGGAAGAGGGCATGAAGCTGGGGTATCAGGACGTGGGTTCCTGGACGTTCATGAAGTCCACGCCTGAGAAACAGAAACTCGCGGCCTGGCTGTACGCGCAGTTCGTGACCTCGAAAACCGTGTCGCTGAAGAAAACCATCGTCGGCCTGACGCCGATCCGCGAGTCGGACATCAACTCGCAAGCCATGACCGACCTGGCGCCGAAGCTCGGTGGCCTGGTCGAGTTCTATCGCAGCCCGGCGCGGGTGCAATGGACCCCGACCGGCACCAACGTACCGGACTATCCGCGTCTGGCGCAGTTGTGGTGGAGCCACATCGCCGAAGCCGCCAGCGGCGAGAAAACCCCGCAACAGGCGCTCGATGGTCTGGCCAAGGATCAGGACGCGATCATGACCCGTCTGGAACGTTCCAAGGCCCAGGCCACTTGCGCGCCGAAAATGAACGCCGAACGCGACGCGCAATACTGGTTCGACCAACCGGGCGCACCGAAGCCGAAACTGGCCAACGAGAAGCCCAAGGGTGAAACCGTGAGCTACAACGAACTGCTGAAATCGTGGGCGGATGCGCGTAAGTAA
- a CDS encoding DUF2160 domain-containing protein → MEWMSWTGPTAAFFGVIALILVGMTTWELRSPSILRKGFLPIATTRGDRLFIGLLGSAYLHLLVIGVTDWSIWIAFALSLVWLLAVMRWG, encoded by the coding sequence ATGGAATGGATGAGTTGGACCGGCCCGACGGCGGCGTTCTTCGGCGTCATCGCCTTGATCCTGGTGGGCATGACGACCTGGGAGTTGCGTTCGCCAAGCATTCTTCGAAAAGGTTTTCTGCCGATTGCCACCACCCGTGGCGATCGCTTGTTTATCGGTCTTCTCGGCAGCGCCTACCTGCATTTGCTGGTAATCGGCGTCACCGACTGGAGCATCTGGATAGCGTTCGCGTTGTCCCTGGTGTGGCTGTTGGCTGTGATGCGTTGGGGCTAG
- a CDS encoding ABC transporter ATP-binding protein, protein MSLILEHVSRTIEGQTWIDDACLNFEPGSFNVLLGRTLSGKTSLMRLMAGLDKPDSGRILMNGVDVTQRPVRLRNVSMVYQQFINYPTMTVFENIASPLRQGGVANELIQSKVLETAKMLRIEKFLQRHPLELSGGQQQRTAMARALVKDAELILFDEPLVNLDYKLREELRQEMRELFKARNTIAIYATTEPNEALALGGTTTILHEGRVIQSGKSSEVYHQPQTVLAAELFSEPPINLMPGRIAGNEVSFANFVHFPLNVDLRPVGEGEFRFGVRPSHISLVPSNDDDLELAVTVEVAEISGSETFLHVRNEYFLLVLHLPGVHEYDVDAPIRIYIPTHKLFVFDMQGRLVQAPGRRIARVA, encoded by the coding sequence ATGTCACTAATCCTGGAACACGTCAGCCGCACCATCGAAGGCCAGACCTGGATCGACGATGCGTGCCTTAATTTCGAACCCGGATCGTTCAACGTTTTGCTCGGTCGCACGCTGTCCGGCAAAACCAGCCTCATGCGCCTGATGGCCGGTCTGGACAAGCCCGACAGCGGCCGCATCCTGATGAACGGCGTCGACGTCACCCAACGTCCGGTGCGTTTACGTAACGTGTCGATGGTCTATCAGCAATTCATCAATTACCCGACCATGACGGTGTTCGAGAACATCGCCTCGCCGCTGCGTCAGGGCGGCGTTGCCAATGAGCTGATCCAGAGCAAGGTGCTGGAAACCGCGAAGATGCTGCGCATCGAGAAATTCCTCCAGCGCCATCCGTTGGAGCTCTCCGGCGGCCAGCAACAGCGCACGGCCATGGCCCGGGCGCTGGTCAAGGACGCCGAGCTGATTCTGTTCGACGAGCCGCTGGTCAACCTCGACTACAAGCTGCGCGAGGAGCTGCGCCAGGAAATGCGCGAGTTGTTCAAGGCGCGCAATACCATCGCGATTTACGCCACCACCGAACCCAACGAAGCCCTGGCGCTGGGCGGCACCACGACGATTCTTCACGAAGGTCGGGTGATTCAGAGCGGCAAATCCTCCGAGGTCTATCACCAGCCGCAAACCGTGTTGGCGGCGGAGTTGTTCTCCGAGCCACCGATCAACCTGATGCCGGGGCGCATTGCCGGCAACGAAGTCAGTTTCGCCAATTTCGTGCACTTTCCGTTGAACGTCGATCTGCGCCCGGTGGGCGAGGGCGAGTTCCGTTTCGGCGTGCGCCCCAGCCACATCTCGCTGGTGCCGAGCAACGACGATGACCTGGAGCTAGCGGTGACCGTCGAGGTGGCCGAGATCAGCGGTTCGGAAACCTTCCTGCACGTGCGCAACGAGTATTTCCTGTTGGTGCTGCACCTGCCGGGGGTGCACGAATACGACGTCGATGCGCCGATTCGCATCTATATACCGACCCATAAACTGTTTGTGTTCGATATGCAGGGGCGGCTGGTCCAGGCGCCCGGTCGCCGCATTGCGAGGGTTGCCTGA
- a CDS encoding co-regulatory protein PtrA N-terminal domain-containing protein, which yields MKLAQLSAFAAVLVMSSLVMAEGGGDRAFEKMMVANDRSVELFVAKEQARGPVVLNEKKDEKTKDL from the coding sequence ATGAAACTTGCACAACTGAGTGCGTTTGCAGCGGTGTTGGTGATGTCTTCTCTGGTCATGGCTGAAGGCGGCGGCGACAGAGCTTTCGAGAAAATGATGGTGGCCAACGACCGCTCGGTGGAGTTGTTTGTCGCGAAGGAACAGGCGCGTGGCCCCGTCGTACTGAATGAAAAGAAGGATGAAAAAACCAAAGACTTGTAA
- a CDS encoding carbohydrate ABC transporter permease: MNKVQNNKAWWLVLPVFLLVAFSAVIPMMTVVNYSVQDIFDQSSRYFVGADWYKQVLLDPRLHASLLRQFIYSGCVLLIEIPLGIAIALTMPIKGRWSSVVLIILAIPLLIPWNVVGTIWQIFGRADIGLLGSSLNGMGISYNYAANTMDAWVTVLVMDVWHWTSLVALLCFSGLRAIPDVYYQAARIDRASAWAVFRHIQLPKLKSVLLIAVMLRFMDSFMIYTEPFVLTGGGPGNATTFLSQTLTQMAVGQFDLGPAAAFSLVYFLIILLVSWLFYTAMTHSDANR; this comes from the coding sequence ATGAACAAGGTGCAGAACAACAAGGCCTGGTGGCTGGTGCTGCCGGTGTTCCTGCTGGTGGCATTCAGTGCGGTGATCCCGATGATGACCGTGGTCAACTACTCGGTGCAGGACATCTTCGACCAGTCCAGCCGCTACTTCGTCGGCGCCGACTGGTACAAGCAGGTGCTGCTCGATCCACGCCTGCATGCGTCTTTGCTGCGTCAGTTCATCTATTCCGGCTGCGTGTTATTGATCGAAATCCCGTTGGGCATCGCCATCGCCCTGACCATGCCGATCAAGGGCCGCTGGTCGTCGGTGGTGCTGATCATTCTGGCGATTCCGCTGCTGATTCCGTGGAACGTGGTCGGCACCATCTGGCAGATCTTCGGTCGCGCCGATATCGGCCTGCTCGGGTCGAGCCTCAACGGCATGGGCATCAGCTACAACTATGCGGCCAACACCATGGATGCCTGGGTCACGGTACTGGTGATGGATGTGTGGCACTGGACGTCGCTGGTGGCGTTGTTGTGTTTCTCCGGTCTGCGGGCGATTCCGGACGTGTACTACCAGGCGGCGCGGATCGATCGGGCGTCGGCCTGGGCGGTGTTCCGACACATCCAGTTGCCCAAGCTCAAGAGCGTGCTGCTGATCGCGGTGATGCTGCGGTTCATGGACAGTTTCATGATCTACACCGAGCCGTTCGTGCTGACCGGTGGCGGTCCGGGCAATGCCACGACCTTCTTGAGTCAGACCTTGACCCAAATGGCCGTAGGCCAATTCGATCTGGGCCCGGCGGCAGCTTTCTCGCTGGTGTACTTCCTGATCATCCTGTTGGTGTCGTGGCTGTTCTACACCGCCATGACTCACTCTGACGCCAATCGGTGA
- a CDS encoding DNA-binding transcriptional regulator, translated as MKRDIFSELVEGFEALADERQGKVTLRTHKVKLAKLAPITAEEVVGIRQQLNLSRPVFAMYLRTNTRTLENWEQGRAKPNAQATTLIRLVERFPETVQQLAALT; from the coding sequence ATGAAACGTGACATTTTTTCCGAGCTGGTAGAGGGGTTTGAAGCCTTGGCCGATGAGCGCCAAGGTAAAGTCACTCTACGCACGCATAAAGTAAAACTGGCCAAACTGGCTCCGATTACGGCAGAGGAAGTGGTTGGCATCCGCCAGCAACTGAATCTCTCCCGGCCAGTGTTTGCGATGTACTTGCGCACCAACACCCGGACGCTGGAGAACTGGGAGCAAGGACGGGCGAAACCTAATGCTCAGGCGACAACGCTGATCCGGCTGGTTGAGCGCTTTCCGGAGACGGTTCAACAACTGGCGGCGCTGACCTGA
- a CDS encoding sigma-54-dependent Fis family transcriptional regulator, whose product MAAPAPPLSHDAIIQDSWSRCRAFGLNHQSAPAFDQLPADGIAQLLESQHSLVQTTHQEVLPYYENILSNSNCLIMLADNHGQVLTSWGTQRFIEPSLTRGFSAGASWMEHCSGTNAIGTALACEQAVHIEHDEHFLKANRFMTGSAAPIFDAERKVIAVLDVSSDSYLPPSHTLGMVKMMSQTVENRLILNLFHGQHFQLTFNTGLNNLDSQWAGLLIFDETGQVLSANRRADNLLGINLSRVSVESLFKVSLMELLNQPDGLPFSLQASGRNRFQCVLKRPKQVPIQARLFSQIKSSETKGAEPKSAEPTVAVPTAISLNTLHFGDSRVEKAVRQAERLLEKDIPLLIHGETGVGKEVFVKALHQASSRRKQPFIAVNCAAIPAELVESELFGYEKGAFTGANQKGSIGLIRKADKGTLFLDEIGDMPLPTQARLLRVLQERCVQPVGSSELFPVDIRIISATNRLLREQVQLGRFREDLYYRIGGLTLELPPLRERGDKEALFKRLWEQHREPSQWAGLSREVMELFSRHPWPGNLRQVSSVMQVALAMAEEQPVKPEHLPDDFFVDLEMEPVDAPEPIVVDLNDAEALNRQLQAAGGNISHLARRLGVSRNTLYKRLRQVE is encoded by the coding sequence ATGGCCGCACCTGCCCCGCCGCTCTCCCACGACGCCATCATCCAGGACTCCTGGTCACGCTGCCGTGCGTTCGGGCTTAATCATCAGAGTGCTCCGGCGTTCGACCAACTGCCGGCCGATGGCATCGCCCAATTGCTGGAGAGCCAGCATTCCCTGGTGCAGACCACCCATCAGGAAGTCCTGCCGTATTACGAAAACATCCTCAGCAACTCCAATTGCCTGATCATGCTCGCCGACAATCACGGCCAGGTGCTGACGTCGTGGGGTACCCAGCGTTTCATCGAGCCGAGCCTGACCCGCGGTTTCAGCGCAGGCGCCAGTTGGATGGAGCATTGCAGCGGGACCAATGCGATCGGCACCGCGTTGGCCTGCGAGCAGGCCGTGCATATCGAGCACGATGAGCATTTTCTCAAGGCCAACCGCTTCATGACCGGTTCCGCCGCACCGATTTTCGATGCCGAGCGCAAGGTGATCGCAGTGCTGGATGTGTCCAGCGACAGCTACCTGCCGCCGTCCCACACCTTGGGCATGGTCAAGATGATGAGCCAGACCGTGGAGAACCGGCTGATCCTCAACCTGTTCCACGGCCAGCATTTTCAACTGACCTTCAACACCGGCTTGAACAACCTCGACAGCCAATGGGCCGGGCTGTTGATCTTCGACGAGACCGGTCAGGTGCTGTCGGCCAATCGCCGGGCCGATAATCTGCTGGGCATCAACCTGTCGCGGGTCAGCGTCGAAAGCCTGTTCAAAGTCTCGTTGATGGAACTGCTGAATCAGCCGGACGGCCTGCCGTTTTCCCTGCAGGCCTCGGGACGCAACCGTTTCCAGTGCGTGTTGAAGCGACCTAAACAAGTGCCGATTCAAGCCAGGCTGTTTTCTCAAATAAAGAGTTCTGAAACAAAGGGTGCTGAACCCAAGAGCGCCGAACCCACCGTGGCAGTGCCTACCGCGATCAGCCTCAACACCCTGCACTTTGGCGACAGCCGCGTGGAAAAAGCCGTGCGCCAGGCCGAACGCCTGCTGGAAAAAGACATTCCGCTGCTAATCCACGGAGAAACCGGGGTCGGCAAGGAAGTCTTCGTCAAAGCCCTGCATCAGGCCAGTTCACGCCGCAAACAGCCGTTCATTGCCGTGAACTGTGCAGCGATCCCCGCCGAACTGGTGGAATCCGAATTATTTGGCTATGAGAAAGGTGCGTTCACTGGCGCCAATCAGAAAGGCAGCATCGGGCTGATCCGCAAGGCCGATAAAGGCACGCTGTTCCTCGATGAAATCGGCGACATGCCACTGCCAACCCAGGCCCGGCTACTTCGGGTGTTGCAAGAACGCTGCGTGCAACCGGTGGGCAGCAGCGAGTTGTTCCCGGTGGACATTCGGATCATTTCGGCGACTAACCGCTTGTTGCGCGAACAGGTTCAGTTGGGGCGGTTTCGTGAGGATTTGTATTACCGCATCGGTGGCCTGACCCTGGAGTTGCCGCCACTACGGGAACGCGGCGATAAGGAAGCGCTGTTCAAACGGCTGTGGGAACAGCACCGCGAACCGAGTCAATGGGCTGGCTTGAGCCGTGAAGTGATGGAGTTGTTCAGTCGTCATCCGTGGCCGGGGAATTTGCGCCAGGTCAGCAGCGTGATGCAGGTGGCGCTGGCCATGGCCGAGGAACAGCCCGTCAAGCCTGAGCATTTGCCGGATGATTTTTTTGTCGATCTGGAGATGGAGCCGGTGGATGCGCCAGAGCCGATAGTGGTTGATTTGAATGACGCCGAGGCATTGAATCGGCAGTTGCAGGCGGCTGGAGGAAATATTTCGCACTTGGCGCGGCGGTTGGGGGTTAGTCGCAATACCCTTTACAAGCGGTTGCGCCAGGTTGAGTGA
- a CDS encoding toxin: MDALFIELPVFQKHRSDYLDDDLYHRFQQELLQNPEAGDVIEGTGGLRKIRVVDERRNKGKRGGLRVIYYWWSGFDQFWFFTLYGKNEQDDLTPQQKKLLKEMLYREIKARTSDET; the protein is encoded by the coding sequence ATGGACGCTCTTTTTATCGAATTACCCGTATTTCAAAAGCATCGAAGTGACTACCTGGATGATGATCTGTATCACCGGTTCCAGCAGGAGCTGCTGCAAAACCCGGAAGCGGGAGATGTCATCGAAGGCACCGGAGGTCTACGCAAAATTCGAGTGGTGGATGAGCGACGAAACAAGGGCAAGCGCGGTGGGCTGAGGGTGATTTATTACTGGTGGTCCGGTTTCGACCAATTCTGGTTCTTTACCTTGTATGGCAAAAACGAGCAGGACGATCTGACGCCACAACAGAAAAAACTGCTTAAAGAAATGCTTTATCGAGAAATCAAAGCGAGAACGAGCGATGAAACGTGA
- a CDS encoding ABC transporter ATP-binding protein, translating to MAEIRLQNLAHSYTHTPAGPEDYAIREMDHVWEQGGAYALLGPSGCGKSTLLNIISGLLSPSQGQVLFDSKVVNELTPEKRNIAQVFQFPVVYDTMTVFDNLAFPLRNQGMVEAKIYSKVHEIAEVLDLQALLHKKARNLTADEKQKVSMGRGLVRDDVSAILFDEPLTVIDPHLKWKLRRKLKQIHEQFNITMVYVTHDQLEASTFADKIAVMYGGQIVQFGTPRELFERPSHTFVGYFIGSPGMNLIEVQPQPGGVGFAGTHLPLSEAMQKRIADTEWKTLKVGIRPEFVHVWEESFDDAMQAKVVHVEDLGTYKIMTLNLDGVLLKVRLAEDKPVPDGTAYISFPAQWLMVYADDYLLEVLP from the coding sequence ATGGCCGAAATCCGATTGCAGAACCTTGCCCACAGCTATACCCACACACCGGCCGGCCCCGAGGATTACGCGATCCGCGAAATGGACCACGTCTGGGAGCAGGGCGGCGCCTATGCGCTGCTCGGGCCTTCGGGGTGCGGCAAGTCGACCTTGCTCAACATCATTTCCGGGTTGCTCAGTCCGTCCCAGGGCCAGGTGTTGTTCGACAGTAAAGTGGTCAACGAACTGACCCCGGAAAAGCGCAACATCGCCCAGGTTTTCCAGTTCCCGGTGGTCTACGACACCATGACGGTGTTCGATAACCTGGCCTTCCCGCTGCGCAATCAGGGCATGGTCGAAGCGAAAATCTACAGCAAGGTGCATGAAATAGCCGAAGTCCTCGACCTTCAGGCATTGCTGCACAAGAAGGCGCGCAACCTCACCGCCGATGAAAAACAGAAAGTCTCCATGGGCCGTGGGCTGGTGCGTGATGACGTGTCGGCGATCCTGTTCGATGAACCGCTGACGGTGATCGACCCGCACCTGAAGTGGAAGCTGCGACGCAAGCTCAAGCAGATCCACGAGCAGTTCAACATCACCATGGTCTACGTCACCCACGATCAGCTCGAAGCTTCCACCTTCGCCGACAAAATCGCAGTGATGTATGGCGGGCAGATCGTGCAGTTCGGTACGCCACGGGAATTGTTCGAGCGGCCGAGCCACACCTTTGTCGGTTATTTCATCGGCAGCCCGGGGATGAACCTGATCGAGGTTCAACCGCAACCCGGCGGTGTCGGTTTTGCCGGTACCCACTTGCCGTTGTCCGAAGCGATGCAGAAACGAATCGCCGACACCGAATGGAAAACCCTGAAGGTCGGCATCCGTCCTGAGTTCGTTCATGTGTGGGAAGAATCCTTTGATGACGCGATGCAGGCAAAGGTCGTACACGTCGAAGACCTGGGCACCTACAAGATCATGACCCTGAACCTCGACGGCGTTCTGCTGAAAGTACGCCTGGCCGAAGACAAACCGGTGCCCGATGGCACGGCGTACATCAGTTTTCCGGCCCAGTGGTTGATGGTCTATGCCGATGATTACCTGCTGGAGGTGCTGCCATGA
- a CDS encoding carbohydrate ABC transporter permease produces MSKRKLIPLLIYILFLLVPIYWLLNMSFKSNTEILGGLTLFPQDFTFANYKVIFTDPSWYTGYLNSAYYVSMNTIISLTVALPAAYAFSRYRFLGDKHLFFWLLTNRMAPPAVFLLPFFQLYSSIGLFDTHIAVALAHCLFNVPLAVWILEGFMSGVPKEIDETAYIDGYSFPKFFVKIFVPLIGSGIGVTAFFCFMFSWVELLLARTLTSVNAKPIAAVMTRTVSASGIDWGVLAAAGVLTILPGMLVIWFVRNHVAKGFALGRV; encoded by the coding sequence ATGAGCAAGAGAAAGTTGATCCCGCTGCTGATCTACATCCTGTTCCTGCTGGTGCCGATTTACTGGCTGTTGAACATGTCCTTCAAGAGCAACACCGAAATCCTCGGCGGCCTGACGCTGTTTCCCCAGGATTTTACCTTCGCCAACTACAAGGTGATCTTCACCGACCCGAGCTGGTACACCGGCTACCTCAACTCGGCGTACTACGTCAGCATGAACACGATCATTTCCCTGACCGTGGCGTTGCCAGCGGCCTATGCGTTTTCCCGTTACCGCTTTCTCGGTGACAAGCACCTGTTTTTCTGGCTGCTGACCAACCGTATGGCACCGCCGGCGGTGTTCCTGCTGCCGTTCTTCCAGCTGTATTCCTCGATCGGGTTATTCGACACACACATCGCGGTGGCGTTGGCTCACTGTCTGTTTAACGTGCCGCTGGCGGTGTGGATTCTTGAGGGCTTCATGTCTGGTGTCCCCAAGGAAATCGACGAAACGGCCTACATCGACGGCTACAGCTTTCCCAAGTTCTTCGTGAAGATTTTCGTCCCGCTGATCGGTTCCGGGATCGGTGTCACGGCGTTTTTCTGCTTCATGTTTTCTTGGGTCGAACTGCTGCTGGCGCGGACGCTGACTTCGGTCAACGCCAAGCCCATCGCCGCGGTGATGACCCGTACGGTCTCGGCGTCTGGCATCGACTGGGGCGTGCTGGCGGCAGCGGGGGTGTTGACCATCCTGCCGGGCATGCTGGTGATCTGGTTTGTTCGCAACCATGTGGCCAAGGGCTTTGCCCTGGGCCGGGTATGA
- the cysS gene encoding cysteine--tRNA ligase — protein MLTIYNTLTKSKEVFKPLDGNKVRMYVCGMTVYDYCHLGHGRSMVAFDLVTRWLRFSGYDLTYVRNITDIDDKIINRANENGESFEALTERMIAAMHEDEARLNIKKPDMEPRATDHIPGMHAMIQTLIDKGYAYAPGNGDVYYRVAKFMGYGKLSRKKIEDLRIGARIEVDESKQDPLDFVLWKAAKPGEPSWESPWGAGRPGWHIECSVMSTCCLGETFDIHGGGSDLEFPHHENEIAQSEAATGKTYANAWMHCGMIRINGEKMSKSLNNFFTIRDVLDKYHPEVVRYLLVSSHYRSAINYSEDNLKDAKGALERFYHALKGLPKVAPAGGEAFVERFTQVMNDDFGTPEACAVLFEMVREINRLRESDLDAAAGLAARLKELASVLGVLQLEADDFLQAGAEGRVDAAEVDALIQARLTARANKDWAESDRIRDQLTAMGVVLEDGKGGTTWRLAD, from the coding sequence GTGCTTACGATCTACAACACGCTCACCAAGAGCAAAGAAGTCTTCAAGCCGCTGGATGGCAACAAGGTGCGCATGTACGTCTGCGGGATGACCGTATATGACTACTGCCACCTGGGCCACGGCCGCAGCATGGTCGCGTTCGACCTGGTGACCCGCTGGTTGCGGTTCAGCGGTTACGACCTGACCTACGTGCGCAACATCACCGACATCGACGACAAGATCATCAATCGGGCCAACGAGAACGGCGAGTCGTTCGAGGCCTTGACCGAGCGCATGATCGCGGCGATGCACGAAGATGAAGCGCGCCTGAACATCAAAAAGCCGGACATGGAGCCGCGTGCCACGGATCACATCCCGGGCATGCACGCGATGATCCAGACCCTGATCGACAAGGGCTACGCCTACGCACCGGGCAATGGCGACGTGTACTACCGCGTCGCCAAGTTCATGGGCTACGGCAAGTTGTCGCGCAAGAAAATCGAAGACCTGCGCATCGGCGCGCGGATCGAAGTCGACGAGTCCAAGCAGGACCCGCTGGACTTCGTGCTGTGGAAAGCCGCCAAGCCGGGCGAGCCGAGCTGGGAGTCGCCGTGGGGCGCCGGGCGTCCGGGCTGGCACATCGAATGCTCGGTGATGTCCACCTGCTGCCTGGGCGAGACTTTCGACATTCATGGCGGCGGCAGCGACCTCGAGTTCCCGCACCACGAAAACGAAATCGCCCAGAGCGAGGCGGCCACCGGCAAGACCTACGCCAACGCGTGGATGCACTGCGGCATGATTCGCATCAATGGCGAGAAGATGTCCAAGTCCTTGAACAACTTCTTCACCATTCGCGACGTGCTCGACAAGTACCACCCGGAAGTCGTGCGTTACCTGCTGGTGTCGAGCCACTACCGCAGCGCGATCAACTATTCGGAAGACAACCTCAAGGACGCCAAGGGCGCCCTCGAGCGTTTCTACCATGCGTTGAAAGGCCTGCCGAAAGTGGCACCTGCTGGCGGCGAAGCCTTCGTCGAGCGTTTCACCCAAGTGATGAACGACGACTTCGGCACGCCGGAAGCCTGCGCGGTGCTGTTCGAGATGGTGCGCGAGATCAACCGTCTGCGCGAGAGCGATCTGGATGCGGCGGCCGGTCTGGCGGCGCGCTTGAAGGAACTGGCCAGCGTGCTGGGCGTGTTGCAGCTTGAGGCCGATGACTTCCTGCAGGCCGGTGCCGAAGGGCGGGTCGATGCGGCTGAGGTCGATGCTCTGATCCAGGCGCGCCTGACCGCTCGTGCCAACAAGGACTGGGCCGAATCCGACCGCATCCGCGACCAGCTCACCGCCATGGGCGTGGTGCTGGAAGACGGCAAGGGCGGCACGACCTGGCGATTGGCTGATTGA